In the genome of Blastopirellula marina, one region contains:
- a CDS encoding M20 family metallopeptidase: protein MNRFVTQWAVLVGLPIATFLLSSPVLAQKATATDQDELIQEWVADSSNSLIEVYRWFHSHPELSHHEKETAKRLADLLTKAGYEVSSNIGGHGIVAILKNGHGPTVMFRTDLDALPVTEATELVYASQKKVTLEDGTASGVMHACGHDIHMTNVVGVARFMAEHKELWHGTLMIIGQPAEEKGEGAKMMLDDKLFERFPKPDYALALHVDPTMPTGTVGYRSGYAMANVDSVDIIVKGKGGHGAYPQMTIDPIVQAAQLIVDLQTIVSREVAPSDPAVITVGAIHGGTKHNVIGDTCHLQLTVRSYGDKVRQQLLDAIKRKADATAESFRAEKPEITVKEGTPSLFNDEKLTWSVVKTLNESLGKDNVVPVDPSMGGEDFSRYGLAGVPIFMFRLGSVDAKRLARFEQLGQKPPSLHSPLFYPDAERCLETGVTASTTALLYLFDRKPDHE from the coding sequence ATGAATAGGTTCGTTACCCAATGGGCCGTGCTCGTTGGGCTACCCATTGCCACTTTCCTTCTTAGTTCTCCTGTATTGGCTCAGAAGGCAACGGCCACAGATCAAGATGAATTGATTCAAGAGTGGGTAGCTGACTCGTCCAATTCTCTGATCGAAGTTTATCGATGGTTCCACTCTCATCCGGAGCTTTCTCACCACGAGAAGGAAACTGCCAAGCGGCTAGCCGACCTTCTAACGAAAGCAGGCTATGAGGTTTCCTCGAATATCGGTGGTCATGGAATCGTCGCCATTCTGAAAAATGGCCACGGACCGACCGTCATGTTTCGTACTGATTTGGATGCTCTTCCCGTGACGGAAGCGACCGAGTTGGTGTACGCCTCGCAAAAGAAAGTGACTCTTGAAGACGGAACCGCGTCCGGTGTGATGCACGCGTGCGGACATGATATTCATATGACAAACGTCGTCGGAGTGGCACGCTTCATGGCCGAGCATAAAGAGCTCTGGCACGGCACCCTGATGATTATTGGGCAGCCTGCGGAGGAAAAGGGAGAGGGCGCGAAGATGATGCTCGATGATAAACTCTTCGAGCGATTTCCTAAGCCTGACTATGCCCTGGCCCTGCACGTTGATCCCACCATGCCAACCGGCACAGTCGGTTATCGTAGCGGCTATGCGATGGCGAATGTTGATAGTGTCGACATCATCGTCAAAGGGAAAGGTGGTCATGGGGCGTACCCCCAGATGACAATCGATCCGATCGTTCAAGCCGCTCAACTGATTGTTGACCTCCAGACGATTGTCAGCCGGGAAGTCGCCCCCTCCGATCCAGCGGTGATTACCGTAGGAGCGATCCATGGTGGTACCAAACACAACGTCATCGGCGATACGTGTCATCTTCAGCTGACCGTCCGCAGTTATGGCGATAAGGTCCGTCAGCAACTACTGGACGCTATCAAACGTAAGGCTGACGCCACGGCTGAAAGCTTTCGTGCCGAGAAACCGGAGATCACGGTCAAGGAAGGAACTCCGAGCTTGTTCAACGACGAAAAATTGACTTGGTCAGTCGTGAAAACCTTAAACGAGTCGCTCGGCAAGGATAACGTCGTACCGGTGGATCCCTCGATGGGAGGCGAAGACTTCAGCCGATACGGACTCGCCGGTGTACCAATTTTTATGTTTCGCCTGGGCTCGGTCGATGCAAAACGTCTTGCCCGCTTCGAGCAACTGGGTCAGAAACCACCTTCGCTACACTCTCCTCTTTTCTATCCCGATGCTGAAAGATGCCTCGAGACCGGCGTCACCGCTTCAACGACGGCACTCCTGTATCTTTTTGATCGAAAGCCGGATCACGAATAA
- the rdgB gene encoding RdgB/HAM1 family non-canonical purine NTP pyrophosphatase produces the protein MNHTRQIVLGTYNQKKRDELQQLLSPLGIELQTLKQYPEAIEVVEDGESFAENAAKKACQQAVHLGQWVLAEDSGLCVDALKGAPGIYSARFSGDEATDESNNDLLLEKLEGLPDEKRGAHYVCHITLSDPAGNVVLETEDRCQGRITTERHGNHGFGYDPLFKIREYHLTFGELGPAVKGLISHRAKASRAFVAQLNELLGKNPQLLDKK, from the coding sequence ATGAACCACACGCGCCAAATTGTATTGGGTACCTACAACCAAAAGAAGCGGGACGAACTGCAACAGTTATTGTCCCCACTAGGTATTGAACTGCAAACACTGAAGCAATATCCCGAGGCTATCGAGGTGGTTGAGGACGGCGAGTCGTTTGCTGAGAACGCCGCAAAGAAGGCCTGCCAACAAGCGGTTCATTTGGGGCAATGGGTTTTGGCGGAAGACAGCGGTTTGTGCGTTGATGCACTGAAGGGAGCGCCGGGGATCTACTCGGCTAGATTCTCTGGCGATGAAGCGACCGATGAATCGAACAATGATCTACTTCTGGAAAAACTTGAGGGACTACCAGACGAAAAACGAGGAGCCCATTACGTGTGCCACATTACCTTGTCCGATCCGGCTGGTAACGTCGTCCTCGAGACCGAAGATCGATGCCAAGGGCGGATTACGACCGAGCGCCATGGAAACCACGGATTTGGCTACGATCCGTTATTTAAGATCCGGGAATACCATCTTACGTTTGGCGAGCTTGGGCCAGCGGTAAAGGGGCTCATCAGCCATCGGGCGAAGGCTTCGCGTGCATTTGTCGCCCAACTGAATGAACTGCTGGGAAAGAACCCCCAGCTTCTAGACAAGAAATAA